One segment of Polyangiaceae bacterium DNA contains the following:
- a CDS encoding AgmX/PglI C-terminal domain-containing protein: MTHFRLPTLFTLALIGIAGCTAETTPSPGEPSESQGQAPRSDTSSEAARQIEAAQRSLDVGKVLPGSAKALEKVLETGSRDERDSAAIALSRTYELEGKTEQAIRTLEDLLARHREDVRWALEDEVDEKLVKLVTGAPAPKRTELYEDDGPIASFARALAPSFHPDAKGAYELEILEFGGWSRASDKLGTFEVGGALREAANAKCPLCDKRPSIHTHRGRSGSWASIPKYRDAFDTALLVFFYDQTVNRIPARYDRHLPLPVSEIDAKLANGQGLVAVKQRSGAPPVVLVAAPRAGQLEDVEKALAEMSQLPEAPVSVALTPGLRPHEIQAVVRGARKDYKACYEGLLQRDAKATGRVVLAFGIDGEGRVENASTEPSTSALEDATFLSCFLTATRGLQFPATQQTTTVKYPLTLTP, encoded by the coding sequence ATGACCCATTTTCGCCTTCCCACCCTTTTCACCCTGGCCCTGATCGGAATCGCCGGCTGCACCGCTGAAACCACGCCAAGCCCCGGGGAGCCGAGCGAGTCCCAAGGCCAAGCGCCGCGCAGCGACACCAGCAGCGAAGCCGCGCGTCAGATCGAAGCCGCCCAGCGCAGTCTGGACGTTGGCAAGGTGCTGCCCGGCAGCGCCAAGGCTCTCGAAAAAGTGCTCGAGACCGGCAGCCGCGATGAGCGTGACTCGGCCGCGATCGCCCTGTCTCGCACCTATGAACTCGAAGGCAAGACCGAGCAGGCCATCCGCACGCTGGAGGATCTCCTGGCGCGCCACCGCGAGGACGTGCGCTGGGCGCTGGAGGACGAGGTGGACGAGAAGTTGGTGAAGCTCGTCACGGGCGCGCCTGCACCGAAGCGTACCGAACTCTACGAGGACGACGGGCCCATCGCCAGCTTCGCTCGCGCCTTGGCGCCGAGCTTCCATCCCGATGCCAAGGGCGCCTACGAACTCGAGATCCTCGAGTTCGGCGGTTGGAGTCGCGCGTCGGACAAGCTCGGCACGTTCGAGGTCGGCGGCGCCCTTCGCGAAGCAGCAAACGCCAAGTGCCCGTTGTGCGATAAGCGGCCCAGCATCCACACTCATCGCGGTCGCTCGGGGTCCTGGGCTTCCATCCCCAAGTATCGCGACGCCTTCGACACGGCGCTATTGGTCTTCTTCTACGATCAGACCGTCAACCGCATCCCGGCTCGCTACGATCGCCATCTGCCGCTGCCCGTCAGTGAGATCGATGCGAAGCTCGCGAATGGCCAGGGCCTCGTCGCCGTAAAGCAGCGAAGTGGCGCGCCGCCCGTGGTGCTCGTCGCCGCGCCGCGCGCCGGACAGCTGGAAGACGTGGAAAAAGCCCTGGCCGAAATGTCGCAGCTGCCCGAAGCGCCGGTGAGCGTGGCGCTCACACCTGGGCTTCGTCCCCACGAGATCCAGGCCGTGGTGCGCGGCGCGCGCAAGGACTACAAGGCTTGCTACGAGGGCTTGCTGCAACGCGACGCGAAGGCCACGGGCCGCGTGGTGCTAGCTTTTGGCATCGACGGCGAAGGTCGGGTCGAAAACGCGAGCACCGAGCCGAGCACGTCCGCTCTGGAAGACGCGACGTTCCTATCCTGCTTCCTGACCGCTACGCGAGGTCTGCAATTC